The window ATTATGCAGATATTCTTTTATCAAAAAGAAGGCCTTTAAAGAAGCCGCTTTCTTTGTAGCGAGGACGGTTCCGTCAAGGGTTGGCAAAGACGGCGATATTGCCTTCGCACCTATTGACATGCCTGCGTACCACCCACTACGATGGATTATAAAGTGCACAATATGTGTGCCTTTGCTCCGATAACCCTTTTGCCATTACCTCCTTCCGCGCAGATCGAATACAACACCAAGGAAATCATTACACATGAAAGCAACACGGTCTTTGCATTCAAATTCTCGGATAATATCTGCCCCCTTGTAATAGCCACAGATGATTACCCAGAGAGgtactttttccccccttctttttcattttgttcgtgGCAATTCGTTAAGGGGGGCATAACAGGAGTGAAAgacctttctcctttttttttctttttttttcttttttttttgtcttctaAGCCAAAAAATACGCTCCTTCCATCTTCGCCctttatgcaaaaaaataggagTTGCTCCATGCcctccctcccttttttttttttcttttttttttcccccagaGTGGCCTTTTACATGATTAACGAAATTTACATGGACTTTATTCGCACCATTCCGAAAGATGTGTGGTCGGAGGTAAAGCAGGACAATAAAATTGATTTCAATTTGAATTCATATCTGTCCAAGTATAAGGTGAGTCATAATGAGAAcgtttcccccccctcaaaaaaaaaaaggaatagttCCTTCCCAAACATGT is drawn from Plasmodium knowlesi strain H genome assembly, chromosome: 7 and contains these coding sequences:
- a CDS encoding SNARE protein, putative, whose protein sequence is MNLLAIILTRHVDDIIFLCSATDLNAYSFIKKKAFKEAAFFVARTVPSRIEYNTKEIITHESNTVFAFKFSDNICPLVIATDDYPERVAFYMINEIYMDFIRTIPKDVWSEVKQDNKIDFNLNSYLSKYKDPLTCDAIAHTNMKISENIEKVRTTMDALIRNRENLDVLVDKSKDLSTTTKQLFKQSKKLKRKQCCRIM